The following are from one region of the Gossypium hirsutum isolate 1008001.06 chromosome D03, Gossypium_hirsutum_v2.1, whole genome shotgun sequence genome:
- the LOC107950672 gene encoding uncharacterized protein gives MASRFQHFQTKTIQVSRLATKNGGPYYKELKERAIQVSQLVTKNGGPYCRELMERAIQVSQSVTKNGGSYYRELMERNKTYIKEPSSVETCQLLAKQLFYTRLASIPRRYEAFWKELDSLKEFLKTKEAWNIENASMAALIGVECYAWFFGGEIIGRGFTITGYHV, from the exons ATGGCGTCAAGGTTTCAACACTTCCAAACAAAGACTATTCAAGTGTCACGGTTGGCGACCAAGAATGGAGGTCCTTATTACAAGGAGCTGAAGGAACGGGCTATTCAAGTTTCACAGTTGGTGACCAAGAATGGAGGTCCTTATTGCAGGGAGCTGATGGAACGGGCTATTCAAGTTTCACAGTCGGTGACCAAGAATGGAGGTTCTTATTACAGGGAGCTGATGGAACGGAACAAGACATACATCAAGGAACCATCCAGCGTAGAAACATGCCAATTGTTggcaaaacaattattttatactCGACTCGCCAG TATTCCAAGAAGATACGAGGCGTTCTGGAAAGAGCTTGATTCCCTTAAAGAGTTTCTGAAAACAAAGGAAGCTTGGAACATTGAAAATGCAAGCATGGCTGCTCTGATTGGAGTTGAGTGCTATGCCTGGTTCTTTGGTGGAGAGATAATTGGAAGAGGCTTCACAATTACAGGTTACCATGTTTAA